Proteins from one Mixophyes fleayi isolate aMixFle1 chromosome 9, aMixFle1.hap1, whole genome shotgun sequence genomic window:
- the LOC142102351 gene encoding uncharacterized protein LOC142102351, with amino-acid sequence MKKEKKHLTERILNHALGIIYLLTGEEYVIVKKNSPHSATHLLTGEVPIKCGDFSIYFSMEEWDFIEEHQDLYQEVTLKNQKLYRSSGILEEINLDGHTFFDKVSLVEDERNGIQKGSQQIDICADIFMDKLDTAPQYEKEHWETNENDILQVEIDSDTYSGEYYPNHVSDDGQTEEMIARRCEQEIHGNTWAVHPVPTDGSINSNILKEHYNRTCSPDRSAEEDISFFHELQGENSPDKSAFYEIDNLTFTAVSEECEQSTLLLTESIDNTDHDKPERNKQLELRNVRKCRKRVSKLSSQANDRTKPVEAKPHQCDECGKYFDYKSNLIRHQRSHTGEKPYGCDDCGKRYATKSHLTIHKRIHLSGKPHRCDECGKHFTYKSQIAMHQRTHTGEKPHTCNLCGKNFAYKSYLIIHQRIHSGERPHVCPQCGKCFTDKSNLRKHQNTHVESKPYVCKECGKHFNSKYSLTTHQRTHLAAKCK; translated from the exons GAATATGTCATAGTGAAGAAGAATTCCCCTCACAGCGCCACtcacctgctgactggagag GTACCTATAAAATGTGGGGATTTCTCAATTTATTTCTCTATGGAGGAGTGGGATTTTATTGAGGAACATCAGGATCTTTACCAGGAAGTAACTTTGAAGAATCAAAAGCTATATCGTTCCTCTGGAATCTTGGAGGAAATCAACCTAG ATGGTCATACATTTTTTGACAAGGTGTCACTTGTGGAAGATGAAAGGAATGGAATACAGAAGGGCAGTCAACAGATAGACATCTGTGCAG ACATTTTTATGGACAAACTTGACACTGCACCACAATATGAGAAAGAACATTGGGAAACAAACGAAAATGACATTCTACAAGTAGAAATCGATTCAGACACCTATTCCG GTGAATATTACCCTAACCATGTATCTGATGATGGGCAAACAGAGGAGATGATTGCGAGACGCTGTGAGCAGGAAATCCATGGTAATACCTGGGCAG TACATCCTGTTCCAACTGATGGATCCATAAACAGTAACATTCTAAAAGAACATTACAATAGGACTTGTTCACCAGATAGGTCAGCGGAGGAAGATATCAGTTTTTTTCATGAGCTCCAAGGAGAAAATTCACCTGACAAGTCAGCTTTCTATGAAATAGACAACCTCACATTTACAGCTGTTTCTGAAGAATGTGAACAAAGCACTCTCCTTCTTACTGAGAGCATTGACAATACTGACCATGATAAACCAGAGAGAAACAAGCAGTTGGAGTTGAGAAATGTTAGAAAGTGCCGTAAAAGGGTTAGTAAATTATCTTCTCAAGCTAATGACCGAACCAAACCTGTAGAGGCGAAACCGCATCAGTGTGAtgagtgtgggaaatattttgattACAAATCCAACCTTATTAGGCACCAGAGAAGTCACACGGGGGAAAAACCATATGGATGTGATGATTGTGGTAAGCGGTATGCCACCAAGTCTCATCTAACTATCCACAAGAGAATACATCTGAGCGGGAAGCCTCACCGATGCGATGAGTGTGGGAAACACTTTACCTACAAGTCCCAAATTGCGATGCACCAAAGGACACACACCGGGGAGAAGCCACATACCTGCAACCTATGTGGGAAGAACTTTGCTTACAAATCATATCTTATCATTCATCAGAGGATCCACTCAGGGGAGCGGCCGCACGTTTGCCCACAGTGCGGGAAATGCTTCACGGACAAGTCCAACCTTCGCAAGCACCAGAACACCCATGTAGAAAGCAAGCCATACGTCTGCAAAGAGTGTGGCAAACACTTCAATTCCAAGTATAGTTTGACtacacatcagagaactcacctGGCAGCAAAGTGTAAATAA